In one Phycisphaerae bacterium genomic region, the following are encoded:
- a CDS encoding GNAT family N-acetyltransferase yields the protein MPIPRLAANLAGGDTANDPGWGDWEIRITSLQRGRMSKMTIRPFTGMDLKEVLAVWNRALKKDPMTEGRFVRWALADPDYWPGDDSGFFVALQDDRLVGFLRAIIRRMPNDRAGLEPELGWIPVVAVDPPCRRHGIGFALLESALAWFRKHGRRRIWVCGNSGSAPGYVFPGVDKDDYPGGLALFAKAGFRVHRGSVAMSREVVNFDIDEYRRQAWETGKDVRISTLHPEQVPDFFTFLSEAFPGDWNTAARAKIRAGLLHEVLVATADGRIVGYCQWEGEHFGPFGVRAEYRNRRIGAKLFVEAVQKIREADGRTVWFNWAEDDAARFYGRFGLTATRRYCIFVKEL from the coding sequence ATGCCCATCCCCAGACTTGCGGCCAATCTGGCCGGCGGTGATACTGCCAACGACCCCGGCTGGGGGGATTGGGAGATCCGGATCACATCATTGCAGCGAGGCCGCATGAGCAAGATGACGATAAGGCCGTTCACGGGTATGGACCTGAAAGAGGTGCTGGCCGTCTGGAACCGGGCTCTTAAAAAAGATCCCATGACCGAAGGACGATTCGTCCGGTGGGCCCTGGCCGATCCCGATTACTGGCCGGGAGATGACTCCGGCTTCTTTGTGGCCTTGCAGGACGACCGCTTGGTCGGCTTTCTGCGGGCCATCATCCGCCGAATGCCTAACGATCGGGCAGGCCTTGAACCCGAGCTGGGTTGGATCCCCGTCGTCGCGGTCGATCCCCCGTGCCGGCGCCATGGCATCGGCTTTGCACTGCTGGAATCAGCCTTGGCTTGGTTCCGCAAACACGGCCGCCGGCGAATTTGGGTTTGCGGCAACAGCGGTTCAGCACCCGGATATGTCTTCCCCGGCGTTGACAAGGACGATTATCCGGGTGGGTTGGCGTTGTTCGCCAAAGCCGGCTTCCGCGTCCACCGCGGCTCCGTAGCCATGTCCCGCGAAGTGGTCAATTTCGACATCGATGAGTACCGTCGGCAGGCTTGGGAAACCGGCAAGGACGTCCGGATCAGTACCCTGCACCCTGAGCAGGTTCCGGACTTCTTTACCTTCCTTTCTGAGGCTTTCCCTGGTGATTGGAACACCGCCGCACGGGCCAAGATCCGTGCCGGGCTTCTCCACGAAGTTCTGGTCGCCACCGCCGACGGACGGATCGTCGGTTACTGCCAGTGGGAAGGCGAGCATTTCGGGCCGTTCGGCGTCCGGGCGGAGTACCGAAACCGCCGTATCGGAGCCAAGCTTTTTGTCGAAGCCGTTCAGAAGATCCGCGAGGCCGACGGGCGGACGGTATGGTTCAACTGGGCCGAGGACGATGCCGCACGCTTCTACGGACGCTTCGGCCTGACCGCGACGCGACGCTACTGCATCTTTGTGAAGGAGTTGTGA
- a CDS encoding carbohydrate ABC transporter permease — MNSTSIGVLAEDPLARKAGSGAVQGRSPGWMVLRTILLIGLASSMTVPFVWMLLASFKPPHEADRPEFLPEQWKWENYPIVLGLTPDSRGEKLPIRFGRWYFNSLFVASWVTFLQVVTSAMAAYAFARLKWRGRDVVFLAYLATVMVPAVVLLIPNYYIMFRLGLLDSYLGLILPAAFSAFGTFLLRQFMLNIPTSLDEAAEIDGASRWQVFVEVILPLSRPGLIVLAIMTFLGNYASFFWPLVMVKSDHLRTLPVGMMWFENLGGAGYGRQTELMMAATVMNIVPLMVLFVVLQRYLVRGIQLGAVKG; from the coding sequence ATGAATTCAACTTCGATCGGCGTGCTTGCGGAGGATCCACTGGCTCGCAAAGCCGGCAGCGGGGCCGTGCAGGGGCGGTCGCCGGGGTGGATGGTTCTCAGGACGATCCTGTTGATCGGTCTGGCCTCTTCAATGACGGTGCCGTTTGTGTGGATGTTGCTGGCGAGCTTCAAGCCGCCGCACGAGGCCGACAGGCCGGAGTTCCTGCCGGAGCAGTGGAAGTGGGAGAACTACCCCATCGTGCTGGGACTCACGCCCGATAGCAGGGGTGAAAAGCTGCCGATCCGCTTTGGCCGGTGGTATTTCAACAGCCTGTTCGTCGCTTCGTGGGTGACCTTCCTGCAGGTAGTGACCAGTGCGATGGCGGCGTACGCGTTTGCGCGGCTGAAGTGGCGAGGCAGGGACGTGGTTTTCCTGGCCTATCTGGCCACGGTGATGGTTCCGGCGGTGGTCTTGCTGATTCCCAACTATTACATCATGTTTCGGCTGGGGCTGCTGGATTCGTACCTTGGGCTGATCCTTCCGGCGGCGTTCAGTGCCTTTGGCACCTTCCTGCTTCGCCAGTTCATGCTGAACATACCGACCAGTCTGGATGAAGCGGCCGAGATTGATGGGGCGAGCCGGTGGCAGGTTTTTGTCGAAGTGATTTTACCTCTTTCGCGGCCGGGACTTATCGTTTTGGCGATCATGACCTTCCTGGGCAACTATGCGTCGTTTTTCTGGCCGTTGGTGATGGTCAAGAGCGATCACTTGCGGACGTTGCCGGTGGGTATGATGTGGTTTGAGAACCTTGGCGGCGCGGGGTATGGCCGACAGACGGAACTTATGATGGCAGCGACAGTTATGAACATTGTGCCGCTGATGGTGCTGTTTGTCGTGCTGCAGCGGTACCTGGTGCGCGGGATTCAGCTTGGCGCGGTGAAAGGCTGA
- the hisB gene encoding imidazoleglycerol-phosphate dehydratase HisB produces MHRSTKETRIEVAIDLDGTGRVVAETGIGFFDHMLNHIGRHGLFDLSVKASGDLHVDYHHTVEDVGICLGQALAQAVGDKKGIRRYGFFIAPMEESQAIVAVDLSGRTAVVYNAKYRGSKIGDFDVELVEEFLRALAANAKMNLQVTVPFGTNNHHVAEAIFKALGKSLRQAVEIDPREESVPSTKGILV; encoded by the coding sequence GTGCATCGCTCAACCAAGGAAACCCGGATCGAAGTCGCCATCGATCTCGACGGCACCGGCCGCGTTGTCGCGGAGACCGGCATCGGCTTCTTCGATCACATGCTCAACCACATCGGCCGGCACGGCTTGTTCGATCTGTCGGTCAAGGCCAGCGGCGACCTGCACGTTGATTACCACCACACCGTCGAGGACGTGGGCATCTGCCTCGGGCAGGCGCTCGCCCAGGCGGTCGGCGACAAGAAAGGCATCCGCCGTTACGGCTTTTTCATCGCCCCGATGGAGGAGTCGCAGGCCATCGTGGCCGTCGACCTCTCCGGCCGCACGGCCGTGGTGTACAATGCCAAGTACCGGGGCTCCAAAATCGGCGACTTCGACGTCGAACTGGTCGAGGAGTTTCTGCGTGCCCTTGCGGCCAACGCCAAGATGAACCTGCAGGTCACCGTCCCCTTCGGCACCAACAACCACCACGTGGCCGAGGCCATCTTCAAGGCCCTGGGCAAATCCCTTCGCCAGGCAGTCGAGATCGATCCGCGAGAGGAATCCGTTCCGTCAACCAAAGGCATCCTGGTGTAG
- a CDS encoding sugar ABC transporter permease, whose product MGLRLSRRSRRDFGWAMLFLLPNIMGFAVFVAAPVVFSLVMAFTNWDLAQREPFGFVGFENFERLFFGPEAKDFRKAFGTTLYFMLGMPVSIVGSLVLAVLLSDPIYLGSRRVRRLLIGASLAATCAGLMVCAGTGRATTGLALAIIGASAAVATVFNRVGLRTLFYVPFFTAGVAQYILWKLMFRPDSGPINASLRVLFAVLGLDIEPPNWLGSTANLWCLDPQTGLPAAGHFGLGARDAIVIMGIWATVGGNNMLLYLAGLANVPQDLYEAAMIDGAERWKSFRHVSWPQLAPTTFFIVIMSIIGGLQGGFEQAKIMTEGNPAETTISLGFYIYLTGFADFRLGLASAIAWTMFVMILAVTLVQWRFGSRQINI is encoded by the coding sequence ATGGGGTTGCGGCTGTCACGTCGATCACGGCGGGACTTCGGGTGGGCGATGCTCTTCCTCCTGCCGAACATCATGGGTTTTGCGGTGTTCGTGGCCGCACCGGTCGTGTTCAGCCTGGTGATGGCGTTCACCAACTGGGACCTGGCCCAGCGGGAGCCGTTTGGCTTTGTGGGGTTTGAGAACTTCGAGCGATTGTTCTTCGGGCCTGAGGCAAAGGACTTCCGCAAAGCTTTCGGGACGACCCTTTACTTCATGTTGGGCATGCCGGTGTCCATTGTCGGTTCGCTGGTGCTGGCGGTACTGCTGAGCGATCCGATCTACCTGGGTTCGCGACGAGTACGCCGGTTGTTGATTGGGGCGAGCCTTGCAGCAACGTGCGCGGGATTGATGGTATGTGCGGGCACGGGACGGGCCACGACAGGGCTGGCCCTGGCGATCATCGGAGCCAGCGCGGCCGTAGCCACGGTCTTCAACCGGGTTGGCCTCCGCACGCTGTTTTACGTGCCGTTCTTCACGGCCGGCGTCGCGCAGTACATTTTGTGGAAGCTGATGTTCCGGCCGGATTCGGGGCCGATCAACGCGTCCTTGCGAGTCCTCTTTGCCGTACTTGGCCTGGACATTGAACCACCCAACTGGCTTGGTAGTACGGCCAATCTCTGGTGCCTGGATCCGCAGACGGGGCTGCCGGCCGCGGGGCATTTCGGTCTCGGCGCTCGCGACGCGATCGTGATCATGGGCATCTGGGCCACGGTCGGCGGCAACAACATGCTGCTTTACCTGGCGGGGTTGGCGAACGTGCCGCAGGATTTGTATGAAGCGGCGATGATCGACGGCGCCGAGCGATGGAAGAGCTTCCGGCATGTTTCCTGGCCGCAACTGGCGCCCACGACGTTTTTCATCGTGATCATGAGCATCATCGGCGGGTTACAAGGGGGGTTTGAGCAAGCCAAGATCATGACCGAGGGCAACCCGGCGGAAACAACGATCAGCCTTGGTTTCTACATCTACCTGACGGGCTTCGCCGATTTTCGGCTGGGGCTGGCCTCGGCGATTGCTTGGACGATGTTTGTGATGATTCTGGCGGTGACGCTGGTTCAGTGGCGGTTCGGAAGCCGCCAGATCAACATTTGA
- the hisC gene encoding histidinol-phosphate transaminase produces MSYFRPEIEAMEGYTPGEQPDSLSVVKLNTNENPYPPSPKVMEAIANIKPEQLRRYPHPLGKPFREMAARIFDVTPDHILCGNGMDDILNLTCRAFSGPEAALVYPVPTYTLYGVLGQIQASIIREVPWGVDYSLPFEALVEARGAVTYLANPNAPTGTFVPVDEVARLADALRGVLCVDEAYVDFADANCMELAKTRPNVLVMRTLSKGYSLAGLRFGFAVGHPELIAGLVKVKDSYNVDAVAIAAASAALADQDYYRLTRRRVINERQRLAAELEKLGISCLPSKSNFLFARPTRPSAARLYESLKARGILVRYFNSPGIDDRLRITVGTPEQNDILIAALKELVS; encoded by the coding sequence ATGAGTTACTTTCGACCTGAAATAGAAGCGATGGAAGGCTACACCCCCGGCGAGCAGCCGGACAGCCTCTCCGTCGTCAAGCTCAACACCAACGAAAATCCCTACCCTCCCTCGCCAAAGGTGATGGAGGCTATCGCGAACATCAAGCCGGAGCAGTTGCGGCGATATCCGCATCCTCTGGGCAAGCCCTTTCGCGAAATGGCGGCAAGAATCTTCGACGTAACCCCCGACCACATCCTCTGCGGCAACGGGATGGATGACATTCTCAATCTGACCTGCCGGGCCTTCAGCGGACCGGAGGCGGCGCTCGTCTACCCCGTGCCCACGTATACCCTGTACGGCGTCCTCGGACAGATCCAGGCTTCCATCATCCGCGAGGTTCCCTGGGGGGTAGACTACTCCCTTCCGTTCGAGGCCCTTGTCGAGGCCCGCGGAGCCGTCACCTACCTGGCCAATCCCAACGCCCCCACGGGCACTTTCGTTCCCGTGGACGAGGTAGCCCGACTGGCCGATGCTTTGCGCGGCGTTCTCTGCGTCGACGAGGCATACGTCGATTTCGCCGATGCCAACTGCATGGAACTGGCCAAAACACGCCCAAACGTGCTGGTCATGCGAACGTTATCCAAGGGTTACTCGCTGGCCGGCCTGCGATTCGGTTTTGCCGTCGGCCACCCGGAACTTATCGCCGGCCTGGTCAAGGTCAAGGACAGCTACAACGTGGACGCTGTCGCCATCGCCGCGGCATCGGCCGCTCTGGCCGACCAGGATTACTACCGCCTGACACGGCGACGCGTGATCAACGAACGACAACGCCTGGCGGCGGAACTCGAGAAACTCGGCATCTCATGCTTGCCCAGCAAGTCGAACTTCCTCTTCGCCCGCCCCACCAGGCCGAGCGCGGCTCGGCTGTACGAATCGCTCAAGGCTCGCGGAATCCTCGTCCGATACTTCAACAGCCCGGGCATCGATGACCGTTTGCGCATCACCGTCGGCACGCCCGAACAAAATGATATCCTCATCGCCGCTCTCAAGGAGTTGGTCTCGTGA
- a CDS encoding PIG-L family deacetylase, translating into MSDKKHILAVGAHIGDAEITAGLLISKYAAAGHRATILHMTAGEKGNPRMDHLEYAKQRIREAEAAARHMGAADCIVLDHPDGQLQSDEKTIHEMCDLIRQLRPDIILTHWRGSFHRDHRATYNIVMEGGFLAALPGIKRAEPAHLIRGLYYLENWEDLEDYQPNLWIDVSEVFDTWVGACREHQLLRGEISFNYLHYYTGLAAKRGCEIGVKYAVTVSLPPISRARKVDWLPVDTEPVLVF; encoded by the coding sequence ATGAGCGACAAGAAACACATTCTGGCGGTCGGGGCACATATCGGCGATGCGGAGATCACCGCCGGGCTGCTCATCAGCAAGTACGCGGCCGCCGGGCACCGCGCGACCATTCTGCACATGACCGCCGGCGAAAAGGGTAACCCGCGGATGGACCACCTCGAATATGCCAAACAGCGAATCCGCGAAGCCGAGGCCGCCGCCCGCCATATGGGCGCCGCCGACTGCATCGTGCTCGACCATCCCGATGGGCAACTGCAATCCGACGAAAAAACCATCCACGAAATGTGCGATCTCATCCGGCAGCTCAGGCCGGATATCATCCTGACTCACTGGCGGGGTTCCTTCCATCGCGACCACCGCGCAACCTACAACATCGTCATGGAAGGCGGCTTTCTCGCCGCCCTGCCGGGCATCAAGCGAGCCGAGCCGGCACATCTGATCCGCGGCCTGTACTACCTGGAAAACTGGGAGGACCTGGAGGACTACCAGCCGAACCTCTGGATTGACGTGTCCGAGGTATTCGACACCTGGGTCGGCGCCTGCCGCGAGCACCAGTTGCTCCGCGGCGAGATCTCCTTCAACTATCTGCACTACTACACCGGCCTGGCCGCCAAACGCGGCTGCGAAATCGGCGTCAAATACGCGGTCACCGTCAGCCTGCCACCCATCTCCCGCGCCAGGAAGGTCGACTGGCTGCCCGTCGACACCGAGCCCGTACTGGTGTTCTGA
- a CDS encoding extracellular solute-binding protein, producing MKWVFLGILGVLIAWSLLAYAMMPDASRDGRTVLTWVSDDNPARRGSIRLFEQLNPDLRLLLDPANTTLEKIIVQCKGGVGGDVFNCYGRWQLVDFVRAGVLQPIDEEAARLGFDVAKTWPEVLDEISIEAFNPAAGRYERHQYTFPLNVNANVMFFNKRIFDEVGEPYPTSDWDWNECLRVAKKLVKRDRHGRITRYGLGTYEMHETVGLVWQFGGSFFDPTLTYCTLDSSEAIEAMRFLHRMLVVDEVMPSVAERNAIGTQGGWGSSVIDLFCTERIAMLRMGRWGMIKFRTQPNLRGNIGAVLLPHMRSGADEIRALSVGINPKSPNKNEALRFLQFLASDEFSWQVVESADALPPSPKVGQDERFLKDAAHPEEDFNHLFIEAIRRGRSNHFPPFIQTTRVERIFNRHLAVMSDRKTTPEQMCRALTDEINEEMRVSLTRYASMREEYKRRTGRDFDPADYPPKGDRPSAGRNPSAPGSRNAHARRTDERP from the coding sequence ATGAAGTGGGTCTTTTTGGGCATTCTCGGTGTCCTGATCGCCTGGTCGCTGCTGGCCTACGCGATGATGCCCGACGCATCGCGGGACGGCCGGACGGTTCTGACGTGGGTCAGTGATGACAACCCGGCCCGCCGCGGCAGTATTCGTCTTTTCGAGCAGCTCAATCCAGACTTGCGGCTTCTCCTGGACCCGGCCAACACCACGTTGGAGAAGATCATCGTTCAGTGCAAGGGAGGCGTGGGGGGCGACGTGTTCAACTGCTACGGCCGCTGGCAACTGGTCGATTTTGTGCGGGCCGGCGTTTTGCAGCCGATCGACGAGGAGGCCGCACGGCTGGGGTTTGATGTTGCGAAGACCTGGCCCGAGGTGCTGGATGAGATTTCAATCGAGGCATTCAACCCGGCCGCCGGCCGATATGAGCGTCATCAATACACCTTCCCGCTCAACGTGAACGCCAACGTGATGTTCTTCAACAAGCGGATCTTTGACGAGGTCGGCGAGCCGTACCCGACGAGTGATTGGGACTGGAACGAGTGTTTGCGAGTGGCCAAGAAGCTGGTGAAACGCGACCGGCACGGGCGGATCACGCGTTACGGGCTGGGGACGTATGAGATGCATGAGACGGTGGGGTTGGTCTGGCAGTTTGGCGGATCGTTTTTCGACCCGACGCTCACGTATTGCACGTTGGATTCGTCGGAGGCCATCGAGGCGATGAGGTTTCTGCATCGGATGCTGGTGGTTGACGAGGTGATGCCGTCGGTGGCCGAGCGGAACGCGATCGGCACGCAAGGCGGGTGGGGATCGAGCGTGATCGACCTGTTCTGCACGGAAAGAATCGCGATGCTTCGCATGGGCCGATGGGGGATGATCAAGTTTCGCACGCAGCCGAACCTTCGGGGAAATATCGGAGCCGTATTGCTGCCACACATGCGGAGCGGAGCCGATGAGATCAGGGCGCTCAGCGTAGGTATCAATCCGAAAAGTCCGAACAAGAACGAGGCCCTGCGATTCCTTCAGTTTCTTGCTTCGGACGAGTTCAGTTGGCAGGTGGTCGAGTCGGCAGATGCGTTGCCGCCCTCGCCGAAGGTGGGGCAGGATGAGCGGTTCCTCAAGGACGCCGCGCACCCGGAAGAGGATTTCAATCACCTGTTCATCGAAGCGATCAGGCGGGGCCGGAGCAATCATTTCCCGCCGTTCATTCAGACGACGCGGGTGGAGCGGATATTCAACCGGCACTTGGCGGTGATGAGCGACCGCAAGACGACCCCGGAACAGATGTGCCGGGCTCTGACGGACGAGATCAACGAGGAAATGCGGGTCAGTCTGACCCGCTACGCTTCGATGCGCGAGGAATACAAGCGGCGAACGGGGCGAGATTTCGACCCGGCCGACTATCCGCCGAAGGGGGACCGCCCTTCTGCGGGCCGCAACCCAAGCGCACCGGGATCCAGAAACGCGCACGCAAGGCGCACAGATGAACGGCCGTAA
- a CDS encoding sodium/solute symporter (Members of the Solute:Sodium Symporter (SSS), TC 2.A.21 as described in tcdb.org, catalyze solute:Na+ symport. Known solutes for members of the family include sugars, amino acids, nucleosides, inositols, vitamins, urea or anions, depending on the system.) has translation MSRYLDSIIVAGYFIAVFVAGALLARRFARRETSEFLTGGRTFSWHQTALTLLAFAVDPTYMGMAGIAFIWGMYVSQWTGVHIWLTSWVAAMFLVPIYWRTRIVTTPEYLERRFNAQCRALFSVLMAVILVIILASAIYLGALLTTRLLDWPLSLSVALIAVVCTFYVIVGGLRTVLSLDVYQGAILLVTLIVVAWRVVTEVGGLGALAAIDVPGSAGTPIGSMVPPLEFDLRSETFFPVPAVLAWATVAGLSWIACNFGMVQRLLASRTEQDAQKSLLLLAVLANIACFLTFAVGTAMRKLHPGLPADQAFMEVMLTMFPTGVRGLLVAGMMAALLSSADGLLTASGTLITQDIYLRFLRPTANMQQVKLVTRVLEAVAMALSLSLVPVAMRARSAVTFVQDFFGDVLGVVVALYIVGVFSRRATARAAFIAMITAIPLAVGLHLWSDWNFAYRGFFSFAYALAATLILSRFEPPPDPARLVNLTVHTVEDVRGPWIGLKSWPGLWKWAIGISVGWFAFTGIWEWYGRTQERSPTAILTSHGVYPRGSGPAG, from the coding sequence ATGAGCAGGTATCTCGACTCCATTATCGTTGCCGGTTACTTCATCGCCGTTTTCGTGGCCGGCGCGCTGCTCGCCCGGCGCTTTGCCCGACGCGAGACATCCGAATTCCTCACCGGCGGCCGGACGTTCTCGTGGCATCAGACCGCTCTGACGCTCCTGGCATTCGCCGTGGACCCGACGTACATGGGCATGGCCGGCATCGCCTTCATCTGGGGAATGTACGTGTCGCAATGGACCGGCGTCCACATCTGGCTGACGAGCTGGGTCGCCGCCATGTTCCTCGTCCCTATCTACTGGCGCACGCGGATCGTCACCACGCCCGAATACCTGGAACGCCGATTCAACGCACAGTGCCGGGCATTGTTCTCGGTGCTGATGGCGGTAATTCTGGTGATCATCCTGGCAAGCGCGATCTATCTCGGCGCGCTGCTGACGACAAGGTTGTTGGACTGGCCTCTTTCATTAAGCGTCGCCCTCATCGCCGTCGTGTGCACCTTCTACGTGATCGTCGGCGGGCTGCGCACGGTGCTCTCGCTGGACGTGTACCAGGGTGCGATCCTGCTGGTGACGCTGATCGTCGTCGCCTGGCGCGTGGTGACGGAGGTCGGCGGCCTCGGAGCCTTGGCCGCCATCGACGTACCGGGCAGTGCCGGCACGCCCATCGGAAGCATGGTGCCGCCGCTGGAGTTCGACCTGCGATCCGAGACGTTTTTTCCAGTACCGGCGGTCCTGGCTTGGGCAACGGTCGCAGGTCTGTCCTGGATTGCCTGCAATTTCGGTATGGTCCAGCGCCTGCTTGCCTCGCGGACCGAACAGGACGCCCAGAAGAGCCTGCTCCTTCTCGCCGTACTCGCCAATATCGCCTGTTTCCTGACATTCGCCGTCGGGACAGCCATGCGCAAGTTGCATCCGGGCTTGCCGGCCGATCAGGCTTTCATGGAAGTCATGCTCACCATGTTCCCCACCGGCGTCCGAGGCCTGCTCGTGGCGGGCATGATGGCCGCGCTGCTGTCGTCCGCCGACGGCCTCCTCACCGCGTCCGGCACCCTGATTACCCAGGACATCTACCTGCGATTCCTGCGACCCACCGCGAACATGCAGCAGGTCAAGCTGGTCACCCGAGTGCTGGAAGCCGTCGCAATGGCGCTCTCACTGAGTCTCGTCCCCGTCGCCATGCGGGCACGATCGGCCGTCACCTTCGTCCAGGACTTCTTCGGTGACGTGCTCGGCGTCGTCGTGGCGCTCTACATCGTGGGCGTCTTCTCCCGCAGAGCCACGGCCAGGGCCGCATTCATCGCCATGATCACGGCAATCCCGCTGGCCGTGGGGCTGCATCTCTGGAGTGACTGGAACTTCGCTTATCGCGGTTTCTTCTCGTTCGCATACGCGCTCGCTGCAACGCTGATCCTCAGCCGCTTCGAGCCGCCGCCCGACCCCGCACGCCTGGTCAATCTGACTGTCCATACCGTCGAAGATGTGCGCGGCCCGTGGATCGGGCTCAAGTCGTGGCCGGGGCTCTGGAAATGGGCCATCGGCATCAGCGTCGGCTGGTTTGCGTTCACGGGTATCTGGGAGTGGTACGGGCGGACGCAGGAGCGGTCTCCGACCGCGATCTTGACGAGCCACGGGGTTTACCCCCGTGGTTCCGGACCGGCGGGATAA
- a CDS encoding tetratricopeptide repeat protein, giving the protein MKVPLHQRWWRTALIAALLAGGLYALLGPRGAKSGQHALTVFVGAYLTVWFCNPAGFFRRMSWVALLMVGGVVFIYLLHTKGYFGPHASAAFVISNAVWLIGILSGAALFFAVIEYLQHRSPSDLDAVGDEIPEPESFSRGRRKDDELPRFRPPTPFKRRERVPDQETLAKIAERYASMTATSEEPRLTVRMLRSERDRLIDRLDAALARADGLARSGDAEAKAAAEAARSRLDVEPLQRFLAAEAERRGCKTREDATAYVAFCREIAGVAEMRGDWETARQHLEQVIRLVPEDVDAYCRLGRACLMLNKLVDAEEAYQKILMLSSEDEWRAMAFTNMGTVQLLSGSMEEAERVFNRALEIDERMGDVEGMAANYANLGHVCRRRGNLGKAEKMFSAALEIDEGLELSLVR; this is encoded by the coding sequence GTGAAGGTTCCATTGCATCAGCGATGGTGGCGGACCGCCCTGATTGCCGCGCTCCTTGCAGGCGGCCTGTATGCCTTGTTGGGACCGCGTGGTGCGAAGTCCGGACAGCACGCGCTGACCGTGTTTGTCGGTGCTTATCTGACGGTTTGGTTCTGCAACCCGGCCGGTTTTTTCCGTCGGATGTCGTGGGTTGCCCTTCTGATGGTCGGCGGAGTGGTGTTCATCTACTTGTTGCATACCAAGGGCTACTTTGGGCCGCACGCGTCGGCGGCCTTCGTCATCTCGAACGCGGTCTGGCTGATAGGGATCTTGAGCGGGGCGGCGCTGTTCTTTGCCGTCATCGAGTATCTTCAACACCGCAGCCCGTCAGATCTGGATGCGGTGGGAGATGAGATACCCGAGCCCGAGTCTTTCTCAAGGGGCCGGCGGAAGGATGATGAGTTGCCGCGGTTTCGGCCGCCGACTCCGTTCAAACGCAGGGAGCGGGTTCCGGACCAGGAAACGTTGGCGAAGATTGCAGAGCGTTATGCCTCGATGACGGCAACCTCCGAGGAGCCGCGGTTGACCGTGCGAATGCTGCGGTCTGAGCGGGATCGGCTGATCGATCGGCTGGATGCGGCCCTGGCTCGTGCGGACGGACTCGCTCGGAGCGGCGATGCCGAGGCGAAGGCGGCGGCAGAGGCCGCGCGAAGTCGACTGGATGTTGAGCCGCTGCAGCGGTTTCTGGCTGCCGAGGCCGAGCGTCGAGGCTGCAAGACTCGCGAGGACGCAACCGCCTACGTGGCTTTCTGCCGCGAAATTGCGGGTGTGGCGGAAATGCGGGGCGACTGGGAAACCGCCCGGCAGCATCTTGAGCAGGTTATCCGTTTGGTGCCGGAGGACGTGGACGCATATTGTCGGCTGGGGCGTGCCTGCCTGATGCTCAACAAGCTGGTTGATGCCGAGGAGGCTTACCAGAAGATCCTGATGTTGTCTTCTGAGGACGAATGGCGGGCGATGGCGTTTACGAACATGGGCACGGTGCAGCTTTTGTCCGGCTCGATGGAGGAGGCCGAGCGGGTTTTCAACCGGGCGCTGGAAATTGATGAGCGGATGGGGGACGTGGAGGGCATGGCTGCGAATTATGCCAATCTGGGCCATGTCTGCCGAAGGCGGGGCAATCTGGGGAAGGCTGAGAAGATGTTCAGCGCGGCGCTGGAGATCGACGAAGGGCTGGAACTGTCATTGGTCCGCTGA